In the genome of Crassostrea angulata isolate pt1a10 chromosome 6, ASM2561291v2, whole genome shotgun sequence, the window TATTGATTCATTATTTATATACACCAAAGGGACATTTAATTTCAGTTTACATATCTTTTTTTACGTTTATTAGACGAAGACAAACTGTTTTCGTTATAGAGGTTTCTTGTATGTTCCCTTCTTTGGTGATAGTTTAGATGAACCAGAAATTTTTCGTACTAGCTGTTTTCTTTACACTTACTTTGTTGCTCATAGACTGGTGTCTctcttaaaacaattaaatttactaataaatctatatttttaaacggggtcacgtgaccccgtctattagtttactgtcagccgaagtctcaaaccggaaggcacgcttagaacacatgaattgagtctacgcataagaaaatagtgcagaaagttttcaagcataTCAGTCAATATATATTACGCATTAAATCGTTTTAAGTCCTCTGTATATAAActaaattctatttagaaaataaacaaattgttttattgatCAAGTATTCTTGCTCGGgatcaaatgtggaatgagttacgtaactgcatgaatgcacagcgccgttgacgatttAGTTGGTGttcgagctcattaatcaatagaaaaaGTTGAAGGTTGAATCGAATGTAatgttcccaaacgcaatgtaccatttttgaaaagttgtgactttttttgttttattttgacaatctttcacctgaaTACTACCGAACTTCATACGCAAGCTGAAGTTAAAATTAGGACGGATTATACACAGACGTCTTACATATTAAATAgatgtttcattggcttccagtctacctGTGGTATGACAtctgttcgtctctaaaggaattttctacatagaaaataaaaacaagtctgaatttgcatTCTCGTTCATTGGCTCTTTAATCAAATaaactgaattaaaattttgaacaatgcattgtaagcaaaatctataaagattatacattttgtgtGACCAATAGATCAAATAacatatacaatcttatcgattgaagaaccaagttaaatgttaatgttcatgttgtctGGCTTAGTTGTAATCAAACTTGGAGTGAATTACatttgtaaagtaatgcattacattaccatttgttcatgaattagggcattaaattaccattaccattacttaattttcttgaggtaatgcattacattaccattaaatgagtaaagtaatgcataaCCATTACTTtatgaaaagtcaataagttttaaaaaagtaatttaaaagctaaataaagagttaaactttttgcatatgttttataaataaaacatgcttaaacatatttacaggttcgtgttcagtatcaggttcaaatttaatgacttatacaagattgctgttgcaattgtagttctcaaagtaaggttggtcctgTAACATTTACaagctaatggcggagttgccaatctctgttatttatgtctctgattttcgaagtatgatttttaatgaacggaacggttgtatcgtaattcgtgaagttgatgcacgagtttacacaaaaaagtattaagtggcgaacggatttatttttacctattaattttgcatgaatcgctaTAAGAAAATCTTGTCAGATAAGTGGgtctaaaaaaatcaaaatggcgaccgtgacaaaccTTTTTACTGTTAGAGtacttggaatcttattgtaaaaagaaatatttctaacgtcaggtgcttatttttgttatcggtatacaaatattaactttgtttattaattcagcagtttgagagttttcagttttcataaaccttgtataacggataccgtccgacttgtggattttctcTTGGAtcgaaaaattgaataaatctaatgatttaaattatctaccctgatttgtttgtttgttgatttgattttcctggttagtagtaatttttaaaaaaaaaattccatggggtcttattttacattaaaaaccGTTGTGTCAAATTTCTACAACTATGAAGGTTGggatttagtaaaatttaaacaaagtatcagacaattgcaaaaagccaATTTAACGTAGATTGAAAcaacaattaaaattcataatttttggaagcatattcgagaaAATCAAGGACAATTACAacttcaaactttcaagaccccgactttcagtactctcagacCTTTGATTTTTTATCAGATTTGACCATTTcataaaaaggtaaaaaaaaaataaactttgttttataaaaccgATATTCAAACCAGTTGTGGAGACACtagaataaaaacaacaaaacgtGAACAAATCATATGCAATCGTTTTTAAGAATCTATAAATAGTGTCTTTTATTAATCAACACTCATTGAAAAATTAGAATTGTGAATCAGTAAAAGACAATAGTGTGCGGGATTAAAATTGTTCTTTTATGAATAccaattactgtggaatcatttttgttCATGGGGGTCAATGTTCATAGGTAGCCCAAATTTTCTGGGTTCTTGTGGAGGTTATTTCGTTGGTAGAGTAATCAGGATAATTTTCATAGATATTAATTAGGTTCGTGggtatgtaaattcgtgggcaagggttacttaagaaagccacgaacattggtcccccacaaACAATGATGGTTCCACAGTATATTTCCTCTCAAAAGATTGATGTTTGGGGGGGGGTtggtgtttttatttatttttttttttttttgcttttttaaagtatacattATAAATAAGGCTAGAGTGTTGTGAGCCATTAACGGCAAACATTCTTATTCACTCAACATGGTTGTCCATATATTAATTATCATTGTCtctcaaacaaaatttataaagaCATGTACATTACAGGTATATATTAAACGTACTTTCTTCTTGTTAAAATCTATCAGAGATTTTTGTCTCATCTTGACGGTAAaccttatttttttcaaagatgacTTAGTGTTTTTGAAATTCGTAAGACTCGCACACATAAGATGTGTTTTTGGCTTACAGGAAACACCTTTTATTTATCATCTATCTTATCAGCTATGTAAAGTTTGAAAAGAAGCACAAATAAAGTGTggtggcattttttttttatatttgcacCCCATAATggtatcaaaaaaatattaagaggATTTACAAAATAAACCTGATGGGCATTAACAGTCATAGGTTTTATAACAGGTTTTGCCGTTTGTTTCAATGATATCCTTTAATATTGTGTTGCTTTGAGCATTTTCCATCAGATTTGGTTTATTTCCTACGTCAAAGATAAAGTTATTGATTTAGACCAAAAGATGAGGATGTTAACTTCTAAAGGAATTGAACTTTATTCCACAACGCTTACTCTTAGTCTACGTCTATACTGTGAAAATATAGTGATTGTGCCATATCTTTGTTCTTCTGtatgtaaattataaatttttactcTAACGGGACTTAAGACGTCGAGCTTAGAAATCTCGACTACTTGTAGTCCAGGGAAACTTAAGGGATCGAAATATGTTATGTCAGATACAATTGTTCGTGGCAAACTTTTCTTAATGAAATTGTGGTCTAaagttagatttttttcttaaaaattagaaTGGCAAATGgccaaacaaaatttataagcgtttttttttattactattgtttttttgttttttgttttgctatttaaaaagtttctaatAGCCAGCAAAACCTGATGCAATTTTTGCAAACTGTACTTTTTCGATGAGTAAGTTATCGccaaaaaaagtcaaaaattatatcatcacGAATATACTCGGATAGGTTCTGTGGGTGAAAGTTGCTGGAATAAACATTGACCAGCTATATGTTGCTTATGTAAACAAGGTGACCCATCTTGTCAAAGTGCATATCAGAAGAAAATCAATTAATGTACATATTAATCTATTTTTTCGATTGAAAGTCTTAGTCAATATATTTTACGTTTCGTAATACttgtatatattgtttatttttgttggaTTATGAACCATCTTTAGAATTAAAGAAAATCCGTCCAAAATAAGCCCGTCATCATTATCCTAAGTGTAATTCTTTGAGCTTTATTGTGTGAACgtgataaaatgaattaaaatttaaattattgtacaatatttacattttacagtgTCTTTGTCAGTGATAtcactacgaatcgattttgtaatgtatggTATAtagtacatttcatcaatgattattttaatatcagTATTTAACCTTACAAGTTTATAAACTGCTGAAAACGATATAGATATAAgtaatcattctttgaaaattacggggtgatcaaatacggtcgggcaTAACCAAATATATCCCCTTGGGCTTTATTTGGTTTGATTATCCCgatcgtatttgatcacctcataatactcaaagaatgattccttatatttCCTAATTAAATGTTGAACAGTGTACAGCTGGTGTATCTAAAATCTCAATTGAAAGATGGGCCAATCATCAAAATCTTAAAAGGTAATGGATAAACTCGAGATGCTGACCTGGGTAAATAAGTAAAATACATgacttttttttgtaataaactTCAGTTTAGAATGCAGTTACCTTTATTTGCAAATTTGGTTTTCATAAGAAAGggtttttaatgtaaatttaaaaagtcGGCTTACAACTTCGTTAATTAGGTATTTTTTCCACTCGAGTACATTttaacaaatacttttttcctTAAGAAATATTCAGGAAGTGAAATGCTATATAGCCAATGGTGAATGTAACATAACTTGTCCTTGAAAGGATTCACCGTGAAAAAGGCACTaaaacttcaaaataaaaaatggcCGATGAGTCCACCGACGTTTATGACGAAATATTTGATTTCCGAGTAGTTGCTGCGCTTGATTTTGGAACAACTTACAGTGGATACGCCTATTCTTTTTACCAGGATCCATTGAAAATCTTTTGTCCTCAAACTTGGTTTGCTGGTGAAGGCAACCTCGCTTCGCTTAAGACGCCGACATGTTTGCTTTTGAATCCGGACCGATCGTTTCACTCGTTCGGATACACAGCAGAAAATAAGTATGTTTATCTGGCTTCAGAGGGGAAACACCAGGACTACTTCTTTTTCTCAAGGTTTAAAATGGATCTTCATTGGAAGGTATAATGAatatgtttggtttttttttagttttatatcgAAATCGATATCTGTAGTTCCCAAAACGAATacctttgaaaaatattaatggAGTATGACTcgcaaatttcatgttttaaaacatattctaaaaGTGTTATTAACTACTGGTGACATAAAAATGTTGTTCGTTACCttcttttattcatattttgtcGAGGTGGATTAGTACTCTATATATTTTCATCGTTCAGATATCATTCGTCTGAACATGCTGAAAGGATTCGCCACACTTTCTTTTTGTCGTGTTTACGAGAGGTTTGAAGTAAATTTATACAGATAAAATACATGAGCTCCTGATATTACATTACATATCTTGCATTTGAGATAGGGCAGAggcacataattatataataaccTGTGCTTATTTAACCAAACGTGATgctgttttataaataaaaatacctttcaaatttttaaaaattttaatggtGCACCATGAAATGTTTTGTCATGCAACTAGTTTCATCCAGGTAATGCAGAATGAACAAATAGTGTCGTTGCTTTTTTTTACTCTGTCTCACTTTTTGTTGGATATCCccaaattatatcataattgcttcatatttcacttttttttactgtatttattATAGGACATGCAACATGATTCTGAGTTAAAAGATATCTCTGGGAAAAGTCTTCCAGCAATAGACGTGTTTGCGATGTCTATCCAGTACTTAAGGGACCACCTCGTGCAGACTCTGAACGAAAGAGGAACATTAGCAGACCTCAGTCAGATTATGTTTGTATTGACTGTGCCCGCTATATGGACAGAGTCTGCTAAACTATTCATGCGGAAAGCAGCTGTAAAGGTAAATTTCTAATCTTTCGTAATATTTGAAGTAATAGACCCCTGTACaataactgcggtactgctttCTTTGTGGGGCAAAATGATGTTTTGCCGAAGTTTTAGTAAGCTGGTTATTAAATGACTTAAATGAAGCATTGAGTGTtacgtcatatttcaccaaactaCTAGTTTGTCATTTTGTCCTGCAAAATAGTAATACCAAAGTTACCATGAAGGGATCTATACTGGATGATGAACAAAAAATATGGAATAAGTAAAGCACGTAAATTCCAGTACAACTGCTGAGTTTTCTTCGGAGAAAAAACTACATTGACCATTGAAATCattatatatctaaaaaaaaagttgtaattaagaacaaaaataatagATTGTTCATTTGAATGCGTTTTGTATTTCAATGAATAAATTTGCATATGCGTTGTGTAAAATTTTGTGTTGTGTGTTGCGTTGTGTAGTCTAACGAATATTTTTCTAGGCTGGGATACACACAGAGCAACTGATATTAGCTCTTGAACCGGAAGCAGCCTCGCTTTATTGTCAGAAGGTTCCTGACGACCATCTGTCGTTTGGAACAAGCCATTTGAAAAGATCTCCAGGGGTGCAATATCTAGTAGCTGATATAGGAGGTAcgtataatatacatgtgcatTGCCTTACGAGAACAGTATACTTGATTTGACCTATCATTGCAAAAACAATATTGACTTGAAAGATTATTGATACCTAATCCTAGTGTTCATTTGCAAATTCaactaaaaaaacatttttaggtGGAACAGCGGATTTTAGTGTTCACGAGCTGAATGAAGATGGTTCTCTAAGTGAAGTTCACATGGCAACTGGGGGTCCTTACGCAGGAACAAGCGTTGACGAGGCGTATCTTAAGCTCTTTCAAACGGTGTTTGGAGAAAAAACCATGGAAAAGTTAAGAGAGAATGACATGATGGAATACTTGGCCATTTTAAGAAGTTTTGAATCAAAGAAAAGACTGGTTTGTGAAGAGTTCTCGGAGAATGTCAGTGTGAATCTGCCGACGATGCTTTCTAAAAcgttgaaaaagaaatcaaagaaaattaacaaagtTCTGAATGGGTGCGGTTTGGAGGGCTCAATTTCCTTCCATGACAACAAAATCAAATTCTCTCCATGTTTGATCAAAAGTTTATTTAATCATCCAATCTGTGGTATACTTGAGCAAATTCAAAACTTACTACGCAAACACGAAGCAATAAAAAGTATCATCCTGGTCGGTGGATTTAGCGAATCCCGTCTACTGCAAGAAAAACTTAAGGAAAATATTAAGGGAAAAACATTTGTTATTCCAAACGAGTGCGGATTATCTGTCCTGAAAGGCGCCGTGCTTTATGGACATAGTCCTCTCTCAATAACTTCTCGAATTATGAAGTATTCCTACGGGGTTGCGTCAGATTCCATATTCATACACGGGGTGCACCcaaaggaaagaaaatattccGATGATAATGGAGAGTCCAGATGCAAGAGGGCCTTCCGAGTTCTCATAGCTAAAGGAACAAGAGTATCCGCCTCTGGTGTGGAAATTTCACGAACCGCAGAACCTATAACAAACACTCAGATGAGTGTTTCGGAGAGAATTTACTACACTGAGAATGTAAACCCGGTAGTTGTGGATGAGAATTGTAAACTTTTGAAAAACTATGTACTTTCTCTTCCGAAGGATAATGAAAAACCCCGAAttattaaaagtatatttacCTTTGGCTTGACGGAATTAAAATATTATGCAGAGGTGTTAGAGACGGGTGAGAAAATACAGGGAGCGTTGGACTTGCAATGATAGAGAACAATATATGCAAGttactatacatgtagttataaatGCACATGTAGTAAATATGTTTCAAGCACGTCTTTCACTTTGTTTCAGAGCTATAGGTGGTTTATTTTTCCacatatgaaattaaaaggACTAAAAGAAACATCCtcactagccaagggtttacggtCCAATGCTCAGAAGCAGTGTGGATCTTAAACAATTGGCTAGCAAAGACATTTGATATGAGGGTATacaattattatttacatttaacgCTATCAATCTAAATCTTCTTCATGGGCAAGTGTGATGATAAAAGTTTTATAGGTAATAAGAAGcccaaataaataaaatggcgTGTTTGTCCAAATGTCATATGCCAGCATTTCTCAAAAAaataagtacatacatgtataaaaattaactattcatgtatatacatgtatgtgtatataaaaagcactgaatagaatcaacaacactaggcatctttaaagtgtcggatctaatatatagatactaagccagtaaactgaatataaaaagcactaaaaatggctaacgacacgaacaatagaaattgtcaaattttcgggacaaccagtcccttcttcaggaccaaaaaataaattacatgagtacaaaagaaagaaaacaaaatctaaagctactactaaactacttaagaaactataaaaaaagaacagctacattataaacatttgttcacattcttaaagaaggtgttgctactgtcgccgatcgctctaaagtaatcaatcgactaatagatagatagatagatagatagatagatagatagatagatagatagatagatagatagatagatagatagatagatagatagatatcaGGTTTTTTTATTACAGGCATTTTAACCCTTGAGAAGAACTTaatcttttattgttttctagtgataatattttgaaaattaatagtCTGGTCCTTTATTTGTTAAATGTGAAACTTATTTAGCAAATAAATCGGTCGCAATGTGGATACTAGTTTCTGctttttctccaggagaaaacgtacccgggtgcgttttctccaagagaataCGTACCCTaagaaaatcataattatactaattaatagtttttgatatttttaaataattttcaaatgctacttttatgcatatttcaatgcatatatgtatagaaatatattcattttatgaatgatatctttataataattgtagcaacttttattttagtacGAATGACCTGTCATAAAGTATTATCAGTCTACTTCTTCTAATTATCCATTTATCGGTAGCCTTACCGATTTGAGTGTCTCTATGCGAGATGTACAATGTGTGATTCTAATAGTATTGggaatgaatttcattatattttagaatgtacacattttgtaaacgacagaaaaatgtttttacccaagagatattatgaaaacccaaatattataaaatttaacgagctcatgaatacttttaatgtagaaaaactaaaatacttgtcaatatttattaagaaaattttcaaagtctgttcttccagaaaccaactttaacgacctattgtattgtgattttaaactttttttgtcattattattcctactgtacatgtgatccttgactgtgttcgtgtacatttgtatatactgattttgaacctcaaataccagtgaactggtcttgagcgaataaagaattgaagatcccctgattttaattatagtgataatcaattaaatacctgagcagttattattatgtaatattatgtattgCCTCCCCGTGCATATATATGAGGTAAAAATATTCACTCTCCACACATTATACATGTCAGTcgggcgtcggaagcaaattgactgTTCAATGTTACATCTCGTAGTACTTTCCatatatatgaatcaaacaaatatttaaaagacttgGACTTGGTTTTTATTAAAGCAactttgttttatagataatttaaaaaaaaaaatgttttaaaaaacgcgATATCGACTTCTTCAGATACTCATCATTTAGTTCTCCAAATgagattgcaataaaaactaattatttaaCGGTTCCGTTTATGGTGGATTAATTGTCGACTAATTAAAATGCTCAGGCCATGTTCGTGTAAGtgtatgttacaaattattgtatGCATTTAAGAACAATTAACAGcaacaaatgatacaaatgttcatggtgaattttattttgtttcatttaagaatatctgtgaaaaccattatttattattttcatagggtacATTTTCtccatagggtacgttttctcttggagaaaacatggagaaaacgtaccctataaattgggtacgttttctcctgggtacgttttctccagcattcaTAGAATCTACCTTTTCGGTAGCAAAACTGATTCGAAATATCCGGAAATGACCCGAAAAACACTATTTTAAAGTGTagtttattgtgaaattaatatcTAAGGAGGCAAGTAATGCAGCACTTCTGTGCAGTGCGATGtatataaaaggaaaaaaaagcatcgcttgctttttttcttcataCGAAATGATATACGAACGCATTAACACTTACAATTGTAGCATCGAAAAccgaaataatattatttccgGATTGAGGATTGATTCGAAATGGAGCTTGCTCCTGATGATGTTGAGTGGGTGACATGTGATTCGCCTGTGAATATTGCTCTCATTAAGTATTGTATGTATTTGGCTCAAAACGCCAATAATTATAGTTTGATTTTCTTCTTAGTttagaaaaaatagaattttcgAATTTCCTCGAAATATACAATGTGTATGGCACATGCACATGCTTTGATATCATTAGGAAGGCTTTCGGTTtctgaaatatttgttttgggttttttccttccaaaattttattatagCATACAGTGTCGGTAAACATAATGATATTTGAAGAATTGTGTGATATTTTAACTATTgcactgaaatattttgatgaaatgtggGAAAAGCCAGCTGCTACTAGTGTACCataactattttatttaaaataatgactCATAAAATTCATTATAGTACAGAGGCCTTTTGAAATTTAGGAAAGTGGCTGATTTTTCTGTTACTGAATTTAGGAAGGTTGCTGATTTTGCAGTTACTGAGTTAGGGGATTGATATTGATTGGGAAAATCATGAATACTTTAAATTTTGGGTATCTTAACAGTGTTTTGGTTTTATGgtgtttttttatcaattaaaactgTATTTCTGGTTTCTTATGCTAAGATGGAGAAACATGAGATTGCATTGTTTATGAATCATGCATACATCAAATAGATCAATCCacctatatataaaatttataaaatgtttttcataatatttgagGGATAAGGACAAGTAATGAAGTATAAAAATTAGCACtctctttttcaaatatttctgaaaaatggTACATTGTACCTTTCAGATTAGGAACAAGGACCTTATAAATATAATGGAATTGAATTAAGACAATCAAGAGCATAGATAATGAATAGGAAACATTGTGCATAAAAAGTCTAGGGTGTCCATCAAACAACATATAAATAGTGTGAAACAATTGTTCCCCATGGTATGTTTTGGGTCACAACAGTGTCTCATGGGGTGGAATATCGAATacctttagaattttttttttattcaaagattTTATGATTCATTTACAGGGGGAAAGAGAGATGAGAAGCTGATCTTGCCATTGAATTCTTCAGTCAGTGTTACACTTAACCAAGAGGAGGTGTGGTAAATTAACATGATATCTTAGAGTTATATAAAGttatttattgtaaattaaCACACTGTTTTATAGTTTAAgtcatatatatttcaataatcaaAGGCCAAGGATGccagtttttatttcaaatattttaatcaaacttaaggtaaatgaatagAGTAACAAATTTCAGTACAATTATGATAAATTAAACAcacacctacatgtacatataggcAAATTCATAATGGGGCAAAGTCAATAATAAGTGTGATTTGGTTAAACAAAAACCCCATAAGATAACTTTTTTGCTTGTATTGACAGTTAAGGGCCAGAGCTACAGTAGCTGTCAGTAGAAATTTTAAGGAAGACAAAATGTGGTTGAATGGGAGGTTTGTAGCTTTGTAATTCTAATAGCAAAACTTTGTATATCTGAATCAGCTTTTGAGTTCTCCATACACTTAACATTGTTGCAACCACATTTAAACCGATTAAAtgcataaaagaaatattttacaaagcatttaattgtttataaacaTGTTATTAACAGGTAAAGTAATTCAGCAGTTTAAGTTTAAATGGTTGAAAAGTAAGCCTACATGAAATATAAACTTATTTTCAACAGAAAAAATCATGATGTCTTCAATTTCATGTAcaaagaaaatgtgaaaatctTAAACCACTTAAAacctttgtatcttttattgtCTTTCAATGCAAAATAGATGCCTTAATTTGTCAGAATCCAAAAAAAACTCGAATCAACCATCTAAACTCGCCTATAATACTGCATGGTTCTATCAACACTCATGATGGGCATTAATTTTCGTagattgaatgaaaatttacaattcaAAGGACATGTAATTTTGTTGACAGTTCAATGGATTATTAATTAATCAGTTTGAATACAATTAGTTATAAGATATTGCACATCAATGAGTATTTAATTTAGTTGATTAACTCAACAACAAAAGTTTGTATTcaactactgtagattccttatttgacttgagtacttaattccgcatTTTAGCtgttttccatcaaattgcgagaacataaaatacCGAAAGGCCAACATTCTGAAATTCTCAATTCCCACTTGgccaacattttgattttcacacctGAGTGATCAGGAGGCTATAGTCTGTTTTCACATGCAAATGTATTTGTCATCAATTTCATAATAATAGtttgatgaaaacaaataaacgataacatttttaaaaataatataatatgatgcataaattatttagagaaatactggtaataataaatataatatatataatatacttttAATACCAATTAAATGACACATAAATCTTCTTTAAATCTgttatgttatttatttaaaaaaaacaaacatttattttgcctatatcagaaaaaataaataaaattaacaatagaatatttaaaaaaaaaaaatatagataagcAATCTTCTGCAAGATGATTACATAAAACCTGTTGTATGAATTAaccaatacacatacatgtatgattaaaacatttaagtaaataattataaactgtTTAAATTGGGATGTATAATTACATAAATGAGATCGATCAGCAGTTTTTAAAGAATGTAGACTAAATAAGTAAgcataattatgataattagTTTACAGAATCAAAAGCCTCAGAATTATAAGATCTTAACTGTTTTATGGACTGTTAGttgaaagatattaaaaaatcaaatcaaatcaaaatggcCTGTCTTCAGGTTCAAGTCAACTTTCTACAGAACGACAGAGGAGAATTTTATCTTCTTAACTAGTTATGTATTCATCATCACACAATCGATCCAATTAAATGTGAAGTGATCAAATttcttcgggctttattggatgtGATCACgtcccgaccaaaattatcaccttataatactcaaagaatgattccttattcctttatTATCATGTAGATTGGAAATACTCAATATAACTTTATAAGCCATagaatattgaagaaaaaaattgaaattttataaacccATATGATTTATAGCTATAATTTCCAACggtattttta includes:
- the LOC128189390 gene encoding heat shock 70 kDa protein 12A-like; translated protein: MADESTDVYDEIFDFRVVAALDFGTTYSGYAYSFYQDPLKIFCPQTWFAGEGNLASLKTPTCLLLNPDRSFHSFGYTAENKYVYLASEGKHQDYFFFSRFKMDLHWKDMQHDSELKDISGKSLPAIDVFAMSIQYLRDHLVQTLNERGTLADLSQIMFVLTVPAIWTESAKLFMRKAAVKAGIHTEQLILALEPEAASLYCQKVPDDHLSFGTSHLKRSPGVQYLVADIGGGTADFSVHELNEDGSLSEVHMATGGPYAGTSVDEAYLKLFQTVFGEKTMEKLRENDMMEYLAILRSFESKKRLVCEEFSENVSVNLPTMLSKTLKKKSKKINKVLNGCGLEGSISFHDNKIKFSPCLIKSLFNHPICGILEQIQNLLRKHEAIKSIILVGGFSESRLLQEKLKENIKGKTFVIPNECGLSVLKGAVLYGHSPLSITSRIMKYSYGVASDSIFIHGVHPKERKYSDDNGESRCKRAFRVLIAKGTRVSASGVEISRTAEPITNTQMSVSERIYYTENVNPVVVDENCKLLKNYVLSLPKDNEKPRIIKSIFTFGLTELKYYAEVLETGGKRDEKLILPLNSSVSVTLNQEELRARATVAVSRNFKEDKMWLNGREQSMKNARLQSVISQIKRLCRKRKIDGDQPNEKLQWKLHICSENNFPTAAGLASSAAGYACLVYALSKLYGVEGDISKIARLGSGSACRSIHGGFVIWNKGDAEDGEDSSTEQIAPETHWPELRVLILVVSDQTKHTASTVGMQTSVETSDLLHQRLQGVPKRIERIKKAILRKDFHSFAEITMKDSNQLHAVCLDTYPPISYLTDTSHHIMQLVHAINQDNSSNMVAYSFDAGPNAFVFMQEKDVPTVLDILHYFYPNSDPHFIRGIHVPGKHDTHVDYTAFSDIKVIPRALKFIIHTKPGPGPSVQESDNGLLTKDGLPK